From Elephas maximus indicus isolate mEleMax1 chromosome 1, mEleMax1 primary haplotype, whole genome shotgun sequence, a single genomic window includes:
- the LOC126077269 gene encoding putative olfactory receptor 1F12P: MENGNQTSVSEFLLLCFSSWPGHQVLLFSLFLCLYLTGLLGNLLILMAIASDHHLHTPMYFFLANLSLVDLCLSSTTVPKMLLNIQTQTQSISYPACLAQMYFSIMFANMDNFLLTVMAYDRYVAICHPLLYSTIMTQSLCACLVAVSWVIAIFNPLLHTLMMAHLHFCSDNVIHHFFCDINSLLSLACSDTSLNQLMVLGMVGLIFVVPSGCILATYAYIISAVMKIPSAQGKLKAFSTCGSHLTLVIFFYEAITGIYMSPSSNHSTEKDSAASVIVMVVIPVANPFIYSLRNSELKGALKKTLSQSKILSQ; encoded by the coding sequence ATGGAAAATGGAAACCAAACCAGTGTCTCCGAATTTCTCCTCCTGTGCTTCTCCAGTTGGCCagggcaccaggtgctcctcttTTCACTTTTCCTGTGTCTGTACCTAACAGGACTGTTGGGGAACTTGCTCATCTTGATGGCTATTGCCTCAGACCATCACCTGCACAcacctatgtattttttccttgccaatctatcCTTGGTAGACCTCTGTCTTTCCTCAACTACAGTTCCCAAGATGCTGCTGAACATCCAAACACAGACTCAGTCCATCTCCTATCCTGCCTGCCTGGCTCAGATGTACTTCAGTATAATGTTTGCCAATATGGACAATTTTCTGCTCACGGTGATGGCATATGAccgttatgtggccatctgtcacccttTGCTTTACTCTACTATTATGACCCAGAGCCTCTGTGCCTGCCTGGTGGCTGTTTCCTGGGTCATTGCCATCTTCAACCCCCTCTTGCACACCCTTATGATGGCCCATCTGCACTTCTGCTCTGACAATGTCATCCACCATTTCTTCTGTGATATCAACTCTCTCCTCTCTCTAgcctgttctgacaccagccttaATCAGCTGATGGTTCTGGGTATGGTGGGGCTGATCTTTGTGGTACCTTCAGGGTGTATCCTGGCAACCTATGCCTACATCATTTCTGCTGTGATGAAAATCCCTTCTGCCCAAGGAAAACTCAAGGCTTTCTCCACCTGTGGTTCCCACCTTACCTTGGTCATTTTTTTCTATGAAGCAATCACAGGGATCTATATGAGTCCTTCATCCAACCACTCAACTGAAAAAGACTCAGCAGCATCAGTGATTGTCATGGTGGTAATCCCTGTAGCGAACCCCTTCATTTACAGTCTAAGAAACAGTGAGCTGAAAGGGGCTTTAAAGAAGACCCTAAGCCAGAGCAAAATCCTCTCCCAGTGA